The following is a genomic window from Pseudothermotoga thermarum DSM 5069.
GACCGAATCAGAGTTTTTCAAAGCATCTTTGAGGTTTTCCTGTCTGTAGAGTATTTCTTCCTTACAGGACAACGGATTGAAAAAAGCTGTGGAACAGACTTTGTAGATTATTTCATCTCCTTGAGCCATGGTTGAAAGGATTTGTTCCAACCCAAGATCTGAGATGAGAATTTCTTTACCATAACAAGGCTTAGATTCTGCATCGAAATCTTTGTCAGGAAACATGAGGTGAACTTTCATGTCTCTTCAACCTCCTGGAGAGCTTCTCATAAGTCAGTCCGTATTTTTCCGCTATGTGGATGGCATAGGCAAGACCATCCGGTGGTTTTCTGAGAATTTTGTAGGTTCTTTGAGAAGGATCATCATCTCTGACGGTTGCAACCATGCTGACGACTTCAGAAGAACGTGTTGCAAGTTCGTCGAGAAAGGTAACAACAACGGCGATTGATCCTATATATAGAATATGATCCATCATCAATTCACCCAAGGCTAATGCATCCGAAAGTGTTGTCGAAGTGAATATTTCATTGATCACCACGATGCTTTTGCTTGTAGCTTTTTCAAGAATTTCACGCAATCTCAAAAGTTCATCTTGCAACCTTCCGGTGAGATTTGAAACATCCTCTTCCCTTGGAAAATGTGTGAATAGGTTGTCAAAAAGATACAACTTCGCATCCGTTCCGGGCACACAAACGCCGATTGACATAAGCCAGTGTATTTGCCCAAAGGCTCTGGCAAAGGTTGTTTTGCCTCCCTGGTTTGGTCCAGTGATCACTATTATTCTTTCAGGATAATTCAAGACAAAATCGTTAGGAACAGTGCTATCAACCTTTGAAAATGCGAGTGCAAGATCAAAAACGTCATAACCGTACAGATGTTCTGTTGATTCAGAAACCTTTGGATAACAAAACGGCAAGCCAGCGTCTTTTAAAGGCTGAATGAGATCAAGCCAGGAAAGGTAGAACTGAATTTCCCTTGCAAATCTTGTGATAGCAGGATCTGGAAAGTTTAGATACTTTTCACAGAAATCGTATAGGCTTGAAAAGACTTCTTTGTAGAGCTTTGACAGCATCTCTAACACCGCAGCTTCAACGTGTGCAGCAGCCGGATTCTCAGTCAGCTTTTGCCGGTAATCCTTCACATCCCCTTGTCTGAACCTCTCAAAAAGCGCTAGAATCTGATTCGATAAGTCTGATTCGCCTTCATACTTTCTAACCCGAATCGTTCCGTTTTTTATGAACATACAGTATTCTACCTTTGAAAAATCCTTTCGAAGCTTCTGGACATATTCTAAGAGTCCATTGAAAAGCTCAGAGTTGGTGTAGCAAAACAAATATTCCGCAAAAGCTTTAAGTCCCTGTGATTTCAAGCTTCTTTTTGTCAGGTAATCGGTTAGGTTCAACACTTCCTTGCAGTAAGTTTCAGCGCAATCAAGCATATATCCACGGGGTCAAATAATTGTTTTCGTAGCTTTCTTCTGAACTAAGAGCTTTTCTGATCTCTGCCATCCGCTTATCCAATCTGTACATTTCTTCGGAAAAGCTTCCCAAAACCTTACGCAGCTGATTGTCTTCAAGTTCCCGCATGATCTCCTGTCTGTAAACAATCAAACTTGGATCTTGCAAATTCGTGTAGAAAAACCGTTGCAAATCAAACTCCCTTTTTCTTCTTATGATCGGTTCGAAGATCTTGTCCAAGTTCAAATCTTTAAAACACTCTGGTTCTGTCTTATTTACAAGCATCTCCTGTTCTTTATTTTGAAAAAGTATGCTGTAAAACATCGTTTCACCACCTTGGTGAAAATGCTTTATAAAAGAAAAAACTCCTACAAGTGTGCGCTGAGCGCAACCTGTAGGAGTCATCAGCCTCATGGCTATTAAAGGCGGACTCCATCGCCCAAATTAATTTTACCATAAACGGTTAGGCCTGATCTTTCTTCAGATCAACCAACGCTCTGCAATTGCCAATTCAGCAAGGCGAGTACATCCTATGTTGCTTTCTTCTTAACAAAGCGTAAAGACCTACGGCAACGTTCAAATCTTGGCATTTGCCTTGAGTTGGCTTTATTCGATCAACTCGAACTCGGCAATTCATCCTGTCAATCCTCAGATGTTAAATTTTTCCACTCTGTATACTGTATTGACGGACTGCAGTCAATGGAAGATAGACCAAAGGATCCTTTGGTCGGTTTTGCCGTGCCGTTTTGCAGGAATACTATATCCTTAAATAAATAAAAAGACTGCGGTCTCAAACTTGAAATAATGCATGCAAGCCGTTGATCTTTTCTCTCACTCTTCACGGTGATATTCACGTTTCACATACTCTACAACGATATCTCCCATTT
Proteins encoded in this region:
- a CDS encoding MutS-related protein codes for the protein MLDCAETYCKEVLNLTDYLTKRSLKSQGLKAFAEYLFCYTNSELFNGLLEYVQKLRKDFSKVEYCMFIKNGTIRVRKYEGESDLSNQILALFERFRQGDVKDYRQKLTENPAAAHVEAAVLEMLSKLYKEVFSSLYDFCEKYLNFPDPAITRFAREIQFYLSWLDLIQPLKDAGLPFCYPKVSESTEHLYGYDVFDLALAFSKVDSTVPNDFVLNYPERIIVITGPNQGGKTTFARAFGQIHWLMSIGVCVPGTDAKLYLFDNLFTHFPREEDVSNLTGRLQDELLRLREILEKATSKSIVVINEIFTSTTLSDALALGELMMDHILYIGSIAVVVTFLDELATRSSEVVSMVATVRDDDPSQRTYKILRKPPDGLAYAIHIAEKYGLTYEKLSRRLKRHESSPHVS